The sequence below is a genomic window from Flavobacterium lipolyticum.
TAAAGCTTTTGATTTAGCACCAGCAATTGTGATGTTTTTAGGAGAAGCTCATGGTTTTGAACCATACACTAAAGTAGGAGTTATTGTTCCTGTTCATGGTACATTGGATATTAAAACGGATAGACAGTATACGACGTTTGTAGGAGCTAATCAAGTTGCTTCAACAAATGCTTTCTCAAAAGATGTAGTTAAGCCAAATCCAACAATCGGATTTATGGCATCTTTAGGTACCTCTTATAAATTAGGGAAACATATTTCTGCTTTCGCAGAATTGGAATACCGTAACTTTACAGTACACGGAAAGACTAAAGAAACTACAATATATACTGAAAATGGTGTAGATAAATTAAATGAAACAACTGCTTTCAGAGCTGCTTCATATTCTGCAACTCATACTAAATATGTAGATCGTTTAGACGGAAACTCTAATAATAAGGAGTATAATCCATCAGGGTACGATTCTACTAAACCAATGAACGAATTAAGTTCTTATGTTGGAATTTCAGGTTTAGGACTGACTTTAGGTCTTAAATACAGCTTATAATTTTATATAGTTTTAGTTTTTAGAAAAAGAGGATATTCATTGCGAATATCCTCTTTTTTTGTCCCCTGTCATTTCGATTTTTATCATAGAAATTGAAATGACAATATTGAGGTCAAGACTAATGATCGCAGAAAAAAATCTGCAAAATCTGCAGGATCTGCGTGAAACAAAATGGGCTCGCTCTTTATCTAGAGTTTCTAAATTCTTTCAACACTTCATCAATAACCCAGGTTGTTCTGGCAGCAGAGGTTCCTTTTGATGGTGAGAAACCGTCTTTGCCTAAAATTTCAGCAACAACAGTTTCAACAAGTGGCAATTGAATGTGAAGCGGATTTTCGATCGTAATACT
It includes:
- a CDS encoding outer membrane beta-barrel protein, with translation MKKNLFLLGLLVCSMATMAQTEKADKPESWYFKLGASYFNQTASTEFPVVGGQLPNRDVYAGTLANNKLASRESVTGSFGQGFRSGITAGYRFSARLGVEMSANYYVSNEKTMSQTTNRLISYNPATSPAATYVSFTANGEIKAFDLAPAIVMFLGEAHGFEPYTKVGVIVPVHGTLDIKTDRQYTTFVGANQVASTNAFSKDVVKPNPTIGFMASLGTSYKLGKHISAFAELEYRNFTVHGKTKETTIYTENGVDKLNETTAFRAASYSATHTKYVDRLDGNSNNKEYNPSGYDSTKPMNELSSYVGISGLGLTLGLKYSL